One segment of Deinococcus metalli DNA contains the following:
- the glgP gene encoding alpha-glucan family phosphorylase, with translation MNVIGKVTVLPQLPPSLSRLSELAYNLYWSWTPHAQALYQDLDPSSWERFQHNPVRTLLDVPQSRLDEVAKDPAYLARYTQVMADFDAYMGKTDTWASRNAPAMKPVAYFSMEYAYHESLPIYSGGLGVLAGDHCKSASDLGIPFTAVGMLFHQGYFTQLFDKDGWQNESYEELDLTTLPITPALTPGGEEARVSVQIGNREVHTRIWNLNVGRIKVLLLDTNVPENSEDDRKLTARLYGGNQELRLQQYVLLGVAGIRALRTLNVPADVYHMNEGHAALLSLERVREQVSAGLDFRTALETVASSTLFTTHTPVAAGNDAFGYDLVDRYLGRWPGMLATTRDDLYALAKHEQVWDNHLVPTFSMTVFALSMSRAANGVSELHGEVSRKMWNFLYEGAEPEEVPIGHVTNGAHNLTFTSQAMRDLLSTVLPADWTERLEDEQMWTAVEGLTEEQLSGVQLVMKREMIAFVRARMREQMLRNGASAADVAATDTLLSENALTIGFARRFATYKRATLLFRDRARLSRIVNDPERPVQFVFAGKAHPADNPGKAFIQEIYKVSQEPEFRGKIVILENYDMNVARHLVQGVDIWLNNPRRPLEASGTSGMKASFNGSPNFSVLDGWWREGYDGTNGWPIGEEREYADLNVQDDADAFSLYQTLEQDIVPRYYGSSSGAESWAHTVRRAIETCSPRFSMQRQVIDYVQRYYVPLASRGERVAADGAAQAREIAGWKTWVRQQWPYTSVTAQAALPVTTQPGQTVPVTAQVNAAGINLDQLRVEAVLDRSGHITRVPLASQGDGTFRADVPLKDSGLYSVGVRMIPELDGLSNDLEAGLIKWA, from the coding sequence ATGAACGTCATCGGCAAAGTGACCGTGCTTCCCCAGCTGCCGCCCAGCCTGTCGCGGCTGTCCGAGCTGGCCTACAACCTGTACTGGTCGTGGACCCCACACGCCCAGGCGCTGTATCAGGATCTCGATCCGTCATCATGGGAGCGCTTCCAGCACAACCCGGTGCGCACGCTGCTGGACGTGCCGCAGTCCCGTCTGGATGAAGTCGCCAAGGACCCGGCGTACCTGGCGCGCTACACGCAGGTCATGGCGGATTTCGACGCGTACATGGGCAAGACGGACACCTGGGCCAGCCGGAATGCGCCGGCCATGAAGCCCGTCGCGTACTTCTCCATGGAGTACGCGTACCACGAGTCGCTGCCCATCTACTCCGGCGGTCTGGGGGTGCTGGCGGGCGACCACTGCAAGAGCGCGTCGGACCTCGGGATTCCGTTCACGGCGGTGGGGATGCTGTTCCACCAGGGGTACTTCACGCAGCTGTTCGACAAGGACGGCTGGCAGAACGAGAGCTACGAGGAACTCGACCTCACGACCCTGCCGATCACGCCGGCCCTGACGCCCGGCGGCGAGGAAGCGCGCGTGAGCGTGCAGATCGGCAACCGCGAGGTGCACACCCGCATCTGGAACCTGAACGTGGGCCGGATCAAGGTGCTGCTGCTCGACACGAACGTGCCCGAGAACAGCGAGGACGACCGCAAGCTCACCGCGCGGCTCTACGGCGGCAACCAGGAACTGCGGCTCCAGCAGTACGTGCTGCTGGGCGTGGCGGGGATCCGCGCGCTACGTACCCTGAACGTGCCGGCCGACGTGTACCACATGAACGAGGGCCACGCCGCGCTGCTGTCGCTGGAACGCGTCCGCGAGCAGGTGAGCGCCGGCCTGGACTTCCGCACCGCGCTGGAAACGGTGGCGAGCAGCACCCTGTTCACCACGCACACGCCGGTCGCCGCCGGCAACGACGCCTTCGGCTACGACCTGGTCGACCGCTACCTGGGCCGCTGGCCGGGGATGCTCGCGACCACCCGCGACGACCTGTATGCCCTGGCCAAGCACGAGCAGGTGTGGGACAACCACCTCGTGCCGACCTTCTCCATGACGGTCTTCGCGCTGAGCATGAGCCGCGCGGCGAACGGCGTGTCGGAACTGCACGGCGAGGTGTCGCGCAAGATGTGGAACTTCCTGTACGAGGGCGCCGAGCCCGAGGAAGTCCCGATCGGGCACGTCACGAACGGCGCGCACAACCTGACCTTCACGTCGCAGGCGATGCGCGACCTGCTGTCGACTGTGCTGCCCGCCGACTGGACCGAGCGCCTGGAAGACGAGCAGATGTGGACGGCCGTGGAGGGCCTCACCGAGGAGCAGCTCAGCGGCGTGCAGCTCGTCATGAAGCGCGAGATGATCGCCTTCGTGCGCGCCCGCATGCGCGAGCAGATGCTGCGCAACGGCGCGTCGGCCGCCGACGTGGCCGCCACCGACACCCTGCTCAGCGAGAACGCCCTGACCATCGGCTTCGCGCGGCGGTTTGCCACGTACAAGCGCGCCACGCTGCTGTTCCGCGACCGCGCGCGCCTGAGCCGCATCGTGAACGACCCGGAGCGCCCGGTGCAGTTCGTGTTCGCCGGCAAGGCCCACCCCGCCGACAACCCCGGCAAGGCCTTCATCCAGGAGATCTACAAGGTCTCGCAGGAACCCGAGTTCCGCGGCAAGATCGTGATCCTGGAGAACTACGACATGAACGTCGCCCGGCACCTCGTGCAGGGCGTGGACATCTGGCTGAACAACCCGCGGCGCCCGCTGGAGGCGTCCGGCACCAGCGGCATGAAGGCGTCGTTCAACGGCAGCCCCAACTTCAGCGTGCTGGACGGCTGGTGGCGTGAGGGCTACGACGGCACGAACGGCTGGCCGATCGGCGAGGAGCGCGAGTACGCCGACCTGAACGTGCAGGACGACGCCGACGCCTTCAGCCTGTACCAGACGCTGGAACAGGACATCGTGCCGCGCTACTACGGCAGCTCAAGCGGCGCCGAGTCGTGGGCGCACACGGTCCGGCGCGCCATCGAGACGTGCTCGCCGCGCTTCTCGATGCAGCGCCAGGTGATCGACTACGTGCAGAGGTACTACGTGCCGCTCGCCTCGCGCGGAGAGCGCGTCGCGGCCGACGGCGCCGCGCAGGCCCGCGAGATCGCCGGCTGGAAGACCTGGGTGCGCCAGCAGTGGCCCTACACCAGCGTCACCGCCCAGGCGGCCCTGCCCGTCACCACGCAGCCCGGCCAGACGGTGCCCGTGACCGCGCAGGTGAACGCTGCCGGCATCAACCTCGACCAGTTGCGGGTCGAGGCGGTGCTCGACCGCAGCGGGCACATCACCCGCGTGCCGCTGGCCAGCCAGGGCGACGGCACCTTCCGCGCGGACGTGCCGCTCAAGGACAGCGGGTTGTACTCGGTGGGCGTGCGCATGATTCCCGAACTCGACGGCCTGAGCAACGACCTCGAAGCCGGCCTGATCAAGTGGGCGTGA
- the pcaC gene encoding 4-carboxymuconolactone decarboxylase has translation MSDDPNGIPQEQYERGLVKRRHVMGEQYVSAALDPDAFGADFQRFLTAYAWGSAWGRGNLTDRERHLVTLAILAALGREKELEGHIRATANTGVSERDLSDVLHQVAVYAGVPAGLSAVNTARRVFAARDADQGT, from the coding sequence ATGAGCGACGATCCGAACGGTATTCCCCAGGAACAGTACGAGCGCGGTCTCGTCAAGCGCCGGCATGTGATGGGCGAGCAGTATGTGAGCGCGGCCCTCGATCCGGACGCCTTCGGCGCAGACTTCCAGCGGTTTCTGACCGCCTACGCCTGGGGCAGCGCGTGGGGCCGCGGCAACCTCACGGATCGCGAGCGGCATCTGGTGACCCTGGCGATCCTGGCCGCGCTGGGCCGCGAGAAGGAACTGGAGGGGCACATCCGCGCCACGGCGAACACCGGGGTCAGCGAGCGCGACCTGAGCGACGTGCTGCATCAGGTGGCGGTCTACGCGGGGGTCCCGGCCGGCCTGAGCGCGGTGAACACCGCCCGGCGGGTCTTTGCCGCGCGCGACGCCGATCAGGGGACGTAA
- a CDS encoding EamA family transporter — protein MRLNSLPPLPAVALAMLSIQGGAVFAKMLFPQVGPTGATALRAGLGFLLLLALFRPNLRALGRADWLAIVPYGVVLGLMNLVFYQALARLPLGLAVTLEFVGPLGVALLLSRRAIDFVWVALAALGIALIAPHSTVTASTVDPLGVALALLAGVFWGAYILLGSVVGRRVPGVTGVTAGLLIASVISVPLGVAHAGAALLSLPVLAAGLGVAVLSAALPFSLEMSALRRLPARTFGIMMSVEPAFGALSGLIFLHEHLTLTQWLAMLCVIVASAGVQLTQNRTDVPVTA, from the coding sequence GTGCGTCTGAATTCCCTGCCCCCCCTGCCCGCCGTGGCACTGGCCATGCTGAGCATCCAGGGGGGCGCGGTCTTCGCCAAGATGCTGTTCCCGCAGGTGGGGCCGACGGGCGCGACCGCGCTGCGCGCCGGCCTGGGCTTCCTGCTGCTGCTGGCGCTGTTCCGCCCGAACCTGCGGGCGCTGGGCCGCGCCGACTGGCTGGCCATCGTGCCCTACGGAGTGGTGCTGGGACTCATGAATCTGGTGTTCTACCAGGCGCTCGCCCGGCTGCCGCTGGGGCTGGCCGTCACCCTGGAGTTCGTGGGGCCGCTGGGCGTGGCCCTGCTGCTGTCACGCCGCGCCATTGATTTCGTGTGGGTGGCGCTCGCGGCGCTCGGGATCGCACTGATCGCCCCGCACAGCACCGTCACGGCCTCGACGGTCGATCCGCTGGGGGTGGCGCTGGCACTGCTGGCCGGGGTGTTCTGGGGCGCCTACATCCTGCTGGGCAGCGTGGTGGGGCGCCGCGTGCCGGGCGTGACCGGCGTCACGGCCGGCCTGCTGATCGCGTCGGTGATCAGCGTGCCCCTCGGGGTGGCGCATGCCGGCGCGGCGCTGCTGTCGCTGCCCGTGCTGGCCGCTGGGCTGGGCGTGGCGGTGCTCTCGGCAGCGTTGCCGTTCAGCCTGGAGATGAGCGCCCTGCGCCGCCTGCCGGCCCGCACCTTCGGAATCATGATGAGCGTGGAACCGGCCTTCGGGGCGCTGAGCGGCCTGATCTTCCTGCACGAGCACCTGACGCTCACGCAGTGGCTGGCGATGCTGTGCGTGATCGTGGCGAGCGCCGGGGTGCAGCTCACTCAGAACCGGACGGACGTGCCCGTCACGGCGTGA
- a CDS encoding helix-turn-helix transcriptional regulator produces the protein MGLLPTSSLPAATLAGLTDLLDVLPDTVAFVKDAHGRYLYANRTLLTRLRLTRQEELIGRLAQDVFPGGLGTTYTRQDARVLAGHDLTEHLELHLYPGGQTGWCLTTKRALHERGAAVGLVGLSRDLALPAAHASALAAAVSRLHAEYAGPLSVAQLARTAGLSVSAFERQTRRVYGLTPTQLLTRVRVDAATALLRSSDRPVAQVAVECGYFDHSAFTRAFRAAVGLTPSAYRAFIRAQG, from the coding sequence ATGGGTCTGCTTCCTACGTCCTCCCTTCCAGCAGCCACGCTGGCGGGTCTGACCGACCTGCTGGACGTCCTGCCGGATACAGTGGCCTTCGTCAAGGACGCGCACGGCCGCTATCTGTACGCCAACCGCACCCTGCTGACCCGCCTGCGCCTGACCCGCCAGGAGGAGCTGATCGGCCGGCTGGCCCAGGATGTGTTTCCCGGTGGACTCGGCACAACGTACACCCGGCAGGACGCACGGGTGCTGGCCGGACACGACCTGACCGAGCACCTGGAACTGCACCTGTATCCCGGCGGTCAGACGGGCTGGTGCCTGACCACCAAGCGCGCCCTGCACGAGCGCGGGGCGGCCGTAGGTCTGGTGGGCCTGTCACGCGACCTGGCGCTGCCCGCCGCCCACGCCAGCGCGCTGGCTGCCGCCGTCTCGCGCCTGCACGCCGAGTATGCCGGCCCGCTGAGCGTGGCGCAGCTGGCCCGCACGGCCGGCCTGAGCGTGAGCGCCTTCGAGCGCCAGACGCGGCGGGTCTATGGCCTGACGCCCACGCAGCTCCTCACGCGGGTGCGGGTGGACGCCGCCACCGCCCTCCTGCGGAGCAGCGACCGACCCGTCGCGCAGGTGGCAGTCGAGTGCGGGTACTTCGATCACAGCGCGTTCACCCGCGCCTTCCGCGCCGCCGTCGGCCTGACGCCCAGCGCCTACCGGGCCTTCATCCGCGCCCAGGGCTGA
- a CDS encoding proline racemase family protein, with product MTAIRFVDSHTAGEPTRVILSGFPALPGATLAEQRDALAGAYAPWARRVNNEPRGNDVLVSALLVPPRDPDCAAGVIYFNNVGPLGMCGHGTIGVVATLAHLGRIAPGEHRIETPVGVVTATLHPDGRVSVANVPAFRHAKDVVVDVPGLGQVRGDVAWGGNWFYLVDLQQPGLGGAEIGPLRIEELTDLAWTIRSALETQNVTGRDGAVIDHIELMGRGDGAHRNFVLCPGRAYDRSPCGTGTSAKLACLAADGQLAPGEVWRQESVIGSAFEGTYSLRDGEVHPVITGQAFITASGDLIVQDGDPFAWGIPG from the coding sequence ATGACCGCCATCCGGTTCGTCGACTCGCACACGGCCGGGGAACCGACGCGCGTGATCCTCTCGGGCTTCCCGGCCCTGCCCGGCGCGACACTGGCCGAGCAGCGGGACGCGCTGGCCGGAGCCTACGCGCCGTGGGCGCGGCGGGTGAACAACGAACCGCGCGGGAACGACGTGCTGGTCAGCGCCCTGCTGGTGCCGCCGCGCGATCCGGACTGCGCGGCGGGCGTGATCTACTTCAACAACGTCGGCCCGCTGGGCATGTGCGGCCACGGCACCATCGGCGTGGTGGCCACCCTGGCGCACCTGGGCCGCATCGCGCCCGGCGAGCACCGCATCGAGACGCCCGTGGGCGTGGTGACGGCCACGCTGCATCCAGACGGCCGGGTCAGCGTGGCGAACGTGCCCGCCTTCCGGCACGCCAAGGACGTGGTGGTGGACGTGCCGGGCCTCGGGCAGGTGCGCGGCGACGTGGCGTGGGGCGGCAACTGGTTCTATCTGGTGGACCTGCAGCAGCCGGGCCTGGGCGGTGCCGAGATCGGCCCGCTGCGCATCGAGGAACTCACCGACCTGGCTTGGACGATACGCAGCGCGCTGGAGACGCAGAACGTGACGGGCCGGGACGGCGCCGTGATCGACCACATCGAGCTCATGGGACGCGGTGACGGCGCGCACCGGAACTTCGTGCTGTGTCCGGGCCGCGCCTACGACCGCAGTCCGTGCGGCACGGGCACCAGCGCGAAACTCGCGTGCCTGGCCGCCGACGGACAGCTCGCCCCCGGCGAGGTCTGGCGGCAGGAGAGCGTGATCGGAAGCGCCTTCGAGGGCACGTATTCCCTGCGGGATGGGGAGGTTCACCCGGTCATCACCGGGCAGGCCTTCATCACGGCCAGCGGGGACCTGATCGTGCAGGATGGCGATCCCTTCGCGTGGGGCATTCCGGGATGA
- a CDS encoding NAD(P)/FAD-dependent oxidoreductase, giving the protein MTSALRAVVVGGGMVGAACADALARHGAAVSVVEPGPLGGGATAAGMGHLVVMDDSPAQLALTARSLELWDALAPTLPAAADYRGCGTLWVASDDEELAAVQPKQAAYRAAGRTSEVLDAAELSALEPSLRPGLAGGLRVPGDAVVYAPVAAAFLLERSGAAVIRDSVVELEDGEVRLGSGARVAADVVVVAGGIGSLSLLPELPLRQRKGHLLITERGGLDVTHQLVELGYLKSAHASDADSVAFNVQPRPTGQLLIGSSRQFDRPDAAPEWFLLRRMLDRARAYLPGVAALSALRVWTGQRCATPDHLPLIGWHGERAGVFVATGHEGLGITTALGTAEVLAAQVFGTPSALTAFDFGVGRFHGVAHA; this is encoded by the coding sequence GTGACGTCCGCTCTGCGTGCGGTCGTGGTCGGAGGCGGCATGGTGGGCGCGGCGTGCGCGGACGCCCTGGCCCGGCACGGCGCGGCGGTCAGCGTGGTCGAGCCCGGCCCGCTGGGCGGCGGGGCGACGGCGGCGGGCATGGGCCACCTGGTCGTGATGGACGACAGCCCCGCGCAGCTGGCGCTCACGGCCCGCAGCCTGGAGCTATGGGACGCCCTGGCTCCCACCCTGCCGGCCGCCGCCGACTACCGCGGGTGCGGCACACTCTGGGTCGCCAGCGACGACGAGGAGCTGGCCGCAGTGCAGCCCAAACAGGCCGCATACCGGGCCGCTGGACGAACCTCGGAGGTGCTGGACGCCGCCGAACTGTCCGCCCTGGAACCCTCGCTGCGGCCCGGACTGGCGGGTGGCCTGCGCGTGCCCGGCGACGCCGTGGTGTACGCCCCGGTGGCTGCCGCCTTCCTGCTGGAACGCAGCGGCGCGGCCGTGATCCGTGACTCGGTGGTGGAGCTGGAGGACGGTGAGGTCCGTCTGGGCAGCGGTGCGCGCGTGGCCGCCGACGTGGTCGTGGTCGCGGGCGGCATCGGCTCGCTGTCGCTGCTGCCGGAGCTGCCGCTGCGGCAGCGCAAGGGCCACCTGCTGATCACGGAACGCGGCGGGCTGGACGTGACCCACCAGCTGGTCGAACTGGGCTACCTGAAGAGTGCCCACGCCAGCGACGCCGACAGCGTGGCCTTCAACGTGCAGCCGCGCCCCACCGGGCAACTGCTGATCGGCTCCAGCCGCCAGTTCGACCGGCCGGACGCCGCGCCCGAGTGGTTCCTGCTGCGGCGCATGCTCGACCGTGCCAGGGCATACCTGCCGGGTGTGGCCGCCCTGTCGGCGCTGCGGGTGTGGACGGGGCAGCGCTGCGCGACGCCGGATCACCTGCCCCTGATCGGCTGGCACGGCGAGCGCGCCGGCGTGTTCGTGGCGACCGGGCACGAGGGCCTGGGCATCACGACCGCGCTGGGCACGGCGGAGGTTCTGGCCGCCCAGGTGTTCGGCACGCCCAGCGCCCTGACCGCCTTCGATTTCGGCGTGGGCCGCTTTCACGGAGTCGCCCATGCCTGA
- a CDS encoding (2Fe-2S)-binding protein: protein MPELWIEGRAVTVPDGTSVLAALQNAGYRTLRRSLAGEPRGALCGMGVCQECRAVIDGRTVRTCQTPVEAGQRVTLVPGGSHDR from the coding sequence ATGCCTGAACTGTGGATCGAGGGCCGGGCCGTGACCGTCCCCGACGGCACGAGCGTGCTGGCGGCCCTCCAGAACGCGGGATACCGGACGCTGCGCCGCAGTCTGGCGGGCGAGCCGCGCGGCGCGCTGTGCGGCATGGGCGTGTGCCAGGAATGCCGCGCCGTGATCGATGGCCGCACCGTCCGCACGTGCCAGACGCCCGTGGAGGCGGGGCAGCGCGTCACCCTGGTGCCCGGAGGTTCCCATGACCGCTGA
- a CDS encoding FAD-dependent oxidoreductase, whose translation MTAEPHTDIAVIGAGPAGLSAALNSARSGQTVTVIDAQPTRGGQIWRGASVGTPGPATALLSALDACANVRWLGRTEIAWVETGGSDWTLVLSRPDGLTRLHVGRVILATGAVERFLPFPGWTLPGVTGAGALQAMVKSGLDVRGARIVVAGSGPLLLAVAAGLRRAGARVLGIAEQAPLTSAARFGVAAARLGGKARDSAALAWALRGVGYWPDTWPVRADGDDTLKRVTLRRAGRPVTLNCEWLAVGFGLVPETRVAVLLGCALTDAGAVRVDAWGQTSVPGVYAAGELTGVGGVDKALHEGAVTGCAATGQTERLRGAAATSARHSAFQAALDRAFTLRPEVRGLPAPDTVVCRCEDVTHGQLRAQASWTDAKLQTRCGMGACQGRVCGPATEALYGWRFSGVRPPLVPLPLSDLLSGS comes from the coding sequence ATGACCGCTGAGCCGCACACGGACATCGCCGTGATCGGGGCCGGGCCGGCAGGGCTGAGCGCGGCCCTGAACTCCGCCCGGTCGGGCCAGACGGTCACCGTGATCGACGCGCAGCCCACGCGGGGCGGCCAGATCTGGCGCGGCGCGAGCGTCGGCACGCCCGGCCCGGCGACCGCGCTGCTGAGCGCCCTGGACGCCTGCGCGAACGTGCGCTGGCTGGGCCGCACGGAGATCGCGTGGGTGGAGACCGGCGGCAGCGACTGGACGCTGGTCCTCAGCCGCCCGGACGGCCTGACCCGCCTGCACGTGGGCCGCGTGATCCTGGCGACCGGGGCCGTGGAGCGCTTTTTGCCCTTTCCCGGCTGGACCCTGCCCGGCGTGACCGGTGCCGGAGCGCTCCAGGCCATGGTCAAGTCGGGGCTGGACGTACGCGGCGCGCGGATCGTGGTGGCGGGCAGCGGCCCGCTGCTGCTGGCCGTCGCCGCAGGCCTGCGGAGGGCGGGCGCGCGGGTGCTGGGCATCGCCGAGCAGGCGCCGCTGACCAGCGCAGCCCGGTTCGGCGTGGCCGCGGCGCGGCTGGGCGGCAAGGCGCGGGATTCCGCCGCCCTGGCGTGGGCGCTGCGCGGCGTGGGCTACTGGCCGGATACCTGGCCCGTCCGGGCCGATGGGGACGACACGCTAAAGCGCGTGACCCTGCGCCGCGCGGGCCGCCCCGTCACCCTGAACTGCGAGTGGCTGGCGGTGGGCTTCGGTCTGGTGCCCGAGACGCGCGTGGCGGTGCTGCTGGGCTGCGCCCTGACCGACGCGGGCGCGGTGCGGGTGGACGCGTGGGGCCAGACGAGCGTGCCCGGCGTCTACGCGGCAGGCGAGTTGACCGGCGTGGGCGGCGTGGACAAGGCCCTGCACGAGGGCGCCGTGACCGGGTGCGCGGCCACCGGACAGACCGAGCGCCTGCGCGGCGCAGCGGCGACCTCGGCGCGGCACTCGGCGTTCCAGGCGGCGCTGGACCGCGCCTTCACCCTCCGCCCCGAAGTGCGTGGCCTGCCGGCCCCGGACACCGTCGTGTGCCGCTGCGAGGACGTCACCCACGGCCAGCTCCGCGCGCAGGCGAGCTGGACGGACGCCAAGCTCCAGACGCGCTGCGGCATGGGCGCGTGCCAGGGCCGGGTGTGCGGCCCGGCCACGGAGGCGCTCTACGGCTGGCGCTTCAGCGGCGTCCGCCCCCCACTGGTCCCGCTCCCTCTGTCCGATCTGCTGTCCGGTTCGTGA
- a CDS encoding dihydrodipicolinate synthase family protein, with amino-acid sequence MTTPTTFQGVFPAITTPFNADGSVDHGFLREHARWMMDSGNAGMIPLGSLGEGNTLDFHEKTAILETLVDALGDAPVIPGIASLSTHGAVQLAQAARDLGCRGLMVLPPYVYTSDWREMKAHVSAVIAATELPVILYNNPVAYRTDFLAPQVAELAAEHANLRGVKESSGDSRRVTALRAALPESVDILVGLDDMALEGVAAGATGWVAGLVNAYPAESVKLFELARAGDWAAARELYTWFLPLLRLDTVNKFVQLIKFVQEEVGHGSARVRAPRLELTAEEQAMVRDLLRAAQA; translated from the coding sequence ATGACCACCCCCACCACGTTCCAGGGAGTCTTTCCCGCCATCACCACGCCCTTCAATGCCGACGGCAGCGTCGATCACGGCTTCCTGCGCGAGCATGCCCGCTGGATGATGGACAGCGGAAACGCCGGCATGATCCCGCTCGGCTCGCTGGGCGAGGGCAACACGCTGGACTTCCACGAGAAGACCGCCATCCTGGAGACCCTGGTGGACGCCCTCGGGGACGCCCCGGTGATTCCCGGCATCGCCAGCCTGTCCACCCACGGCGCGGTGCAGCTCGCGCAGGCGGCCCGCGACCTCGGCTGCCGGGGCCTGATGGTGCTGCCGCCGTACGTGTACACCAGCGACTGGCGCGAGATGAAGGCGCACGTGTCGGCCGTGATCGCCGCGACCGAGCTGCCGGTGATCCTGTACAACAACCCCGTCGCGTACCGCACCGACTTCCTGGCCCCGCAGGTTGCGGAGCTGGCGGCCGAACACGCGAACCTGCGCGGCGTGAAGGAATCCAGCGGCGACTCCCGGCGGGTCACGGCCCTGCGCGCGGCGCTGCCGGAGTCGGTGGACATCCTGGTCGGGCTGGACGACATGGCGCTGGAGGGCGTGGCGGCGGGCGCGACCGGCTGGGTCGCGGGCCTGGTGAACGCCTACCCCGCCGAGAGCGTGAAGCTGTTCGAGCTGGCCCGCGCGGGCGACTGGGCGGCGGCGCGCGAGCTGTACACGTGGTTCCTGCCGCTGCTGCGGCTGGACACGGTGAACAAATTCGTACAGCTCATCAAGTTCGTGCAGGAGGAAGTCGGGCACGGCAGCGCCCGCGTGCGCGCTCCGCGCCTGGAACTGACGGCCGAGGAACAGGCGATGGTGCGCGACCTGCTGCGGGCCGCGCAGGCATGA
- a CDS encoding aldehyde dehydrogenase (NADP(+)), with protein sequence MTTRDVRGINPATGEALEPAYPVTDPATLEAAVQAAAGAALAYAQTPGDMRAEFLTAAAATLDALGDDIVARAMLETALPEARLRGELTRTTNQLRLFARVAAEGSWVEARIDRPDAARTPPKPDLRSMRVPLGPVVVFGASNFPLAFSVAGGDTASALAAGCPVIVKAHPAHPGTSALAAQAISDAAHRTGLPDGVFGIVYDDGHHAGLTLTEHPLVQAVAFTGSRAGGLALLRAAQARPVPIPVYAEMSSVNPVVFTGAGLDRGGSTLAAALATSISGSGGQLCTQPGLLFVPSGPQGDAFLAEVAAQLDRTPACTLLTSGIHDAYRRGTAGIRSQPGVSASTVQASDHSGAQAQLYSVSARDFTPELEAEVFGPVSLAVRYDDIGEVSALVRGLEGQLTATLHAAPEELSLLSGLLAALQDRAGRVLFGGFPTGVEVGHAVVHGGPFPATTAFAGTSVGTHAITRFTRLLAFQNFPDAVLPPALQDANPLDLLRMVDGEWSRQGVTTGA encoded by the coding sequence ATGACCACCCGCGACGTCAGGGGCATCAATCCGGCGACGGGCGAGGCGCTGGAGCCCGCCTATCCGGTCACCGACCCTGCCACGCTGGAGGCCGCCGTGCAGGCTGCCGCCGGTGCCGCCCTGGCGTATGCCCAGACCCCCGGGGACATGCGGGCCGAGTTCCTGACCGCTGCCGCTGCAACCCTGGACGCACTCGGAGACGACATCGTCGCGCGGGCGATGCTGGAAACGGCGCTGCCCGAGGCGCGGCTGCGCGGTGAACTGACCCGCACCACGAACCAGCTCCGGCTGTTCGCCCGCGTGGCCGCCGAGGGGTCGTGGGTCGAGGCCCGGATCGACCGCCCCGACGCGGCCCGCACGCCGCCGAAGCCCGACCTGCGCTCCATGCGCGTGCCGCTGGGCCCGGTGGTCGTGTTCGGGGCGAGCAACTTCCCGCTGGCGTTCTCGGTGGCGGGCGGCGACACGGCCTCCGCGCTGGCCGCAGGCTGCCCGGTGATCGTGAAGGCCCACCCGGCGCATCCCGGAACGTCGGCACTGGCGGCGCAGGCCATCTCGGACGCCGCGCACAGAACCGGCCTGCCGGACGGCGTGTTCGGCATCGTCTACGACGACGGCCACCACGCCGGGCTGACCCTGACGGAACACCCGCTGGTGCAGGCCGTGGCCTTCACGGGCTCCCGCGCGGGTGGTCTGGCGCTGCTCCGGGCGGCGCAGGCCCGGCCCGTGCCCATTCCCGTGTACGCCGAGATGAGTTCCGTCAATCCGGTGGTGTTCACCGGCGCGGGCCTGGACCGTGGCGGGAGCACGCTGGCGGCGGCGCTGGCGACCAGCATCAGCGGCTCCGGCGGTCAGCTCTGCACGCAGCCGGGGCTGCTGTTCGTGCCGTCCGGGCCGCAGGGCGACGCCTTCCTGGCAGAGGTGGCGGCCCAGCTCGACCGCACGCCGGCCTGCACACTGCTCACCTCCGGCATCCACGATGCGTACCGGCGTGGAACGGCCGGCATCCGGTCACAACCCGGCGTGTCGGCCAGTACGGTGCAGGCGTCCGATCACTCCGGCGCGCAGGCGCAGCTCTACAGCGTGTCCGCCCGCGACTTCACGCCCGAACTGGAGGCCGAGGTGTTCGGCCCGGTCAGCCTCGCCGTGCGGTACGACGACATCGGTGAGGTGAGTGCCCTGGTGCGCGGCCTGGAAGGTCAGCTGACGGCCACGCTGCACGCCGCTCCAGAGGAGCTGTCGCTCCTTTCCGGGCTGCTCGCCGCCCTCCAGGACCGGGCCGGACGCGTGCTGTTCGGTGGCTTCCCTACGGGCGTGGAGGTCGGTCACGCGGTGGTGCACGGCGGCCCCTTCCCCGCCACGACCGCCTTCGCGGGCACCAGTGTCGGCACACACGCCATCACGCGCTTCACGCGGCTGCTGGCGTTCCAGAACTTCCCCGACGCCGTGCTGCCACCCGCCCTCCAGGACGCGAACCCACTGGACCTGCTCCGGATGGTGGACGGCGAGTGGAGCCGGCAGGGAGTGACGACGGGCGCCTGA